AAGACACCTTTGCTGACCTCGGCACCACCTATGACCTGGGCTATTCGGAAATGGTCGCGGCCAACCCTGGTGTTGATGCCTGGCTGCCCGGTGCAGGCACCGAGATTGTGCTGCCCACCCGGTTTATCCTGCCGCCCGGCCCCCGCGAAGGCATTGTGATCAACTTGGCCGAATACCGGCTTTACTACTATCCCAAGGGGCAGAACGTGGTTTACACGTTCCCGTTGGGCATTGGTCGTGAAGGCTGGGGTTCGCCGGTTGCGCACACCACCATCACCGGCAAAATCCCCAACCCGACCTGGACGCCACCCGCGTCGATCAAGGCCGAGCATGCCGCCAATGGCGATCCACTGCCTAACGTAGTGCCTGCCGGGCCGGACAACCCATTGGGGCCGTTCAAATTCACCTTGGGGACGCCGGGTTACTTGATCCACGGTTCCAACATGAAATTTGGTATCGGTACGCGTACAAGCCACGGCTGCTTCCGCATGTTTAACAACAATGTGCTGGAAATGGCCGACATGGTGCCGGTCGGCACGTCGGTGCGCATTATCAACGATGCCTACAAGTTCGGCAGCAGTGGCGGCAAGGTCTACCTCGAAGCCCATACGCCACTGAATGATGACGGCACACCGTCGGTGGTCGACAAACACACCGCGGTCATCAATGCCCTGCTCAAGCGCGAAGACCTGGCTAACAACCTGCGGGTCAATTGGGACCAGGTGCGTGACGTAGTGGCGGCCGAAGATGGTTTGCCGACAGAGATCGGTGTACCGGGCGCCAATGCGCCGGTGGCGTCGAGCACGCCGGTCGATCTGCAGCAGTAGCCTGCTCGATCAAAGCCCGCCACAGCCTTGTGCTGCGGCGGGCTTTTTATTGCCTGAGTTTCAGGCCTGAATCCCAGGCATAAAAAAAGCCGACCCAAGAATGGATCGGCTTGATAACAACCCCGGAGGATTATTACTTGCGGCTTGCTTTTTCAAGCATGCGCAGAGCGCGCTCGTTAGCTTCGTCAGCAGTCTGTTGTGCTTTTTGAGCAGCAGCCAGAGCTTCATCAGCTTTACGGTAGGCTTCGTCTGCACGAGCCTGGGAGCGAGCTGCTGCGTCTTCAGTTGCAGTCAGACGAGCTTCGGTTTCTTTGGAGACGCTGCTGCAACCGGTAGCCAGAACTGCGGCCAGAGCCAGAGCAGAGAATTTCAGAACGTTGTTCATCGTGTTCCCCTTCAAGGACTTTCTATTAAATGGCTACTTTCTCAGAGTGAGCTGATAGCCGGCGTACATACTACTCATTACTTGTAGTAAGTAAACTGACGTAGCGCAAGAAGCAAAAAAAATTCTTGTGCCGAATCTATTTTGGCTAGTCTTTAGGAGGATTGTATAAAAACTGTCCAATTTTTTTCAGCGCGGTGGGAACTGGATCCAAGCTGAGAGGTCCGGCCTGCATGTGTCGGGCCGGGTAAACAGGTAAAGATTTATATATCGACGCCGACACTTTTTTTCATTTGGCCTTTACCGCTCCCGGCATCTTTTGCGCATGTAGAGGTGACTTTAAGAGCGGCAGTTCGTCTCATGCTTCAACTGCCGGCAATGTTCAGGCTATCGATCACTGATTGATCGAAGCCCTGTCTGTAACCTCCAGCGGCAGGGGATGACGAGTGTGCCTTGAGCTATCACAGGATTGGTGCCTACTATTCCCTACGTGCTGGTTGTGAGCGCTATAGGTTTTCTCGTTGTCGAAACCGGCACGGGGTGGCGTAGATGTTCCTTCGCCGGAAAAACATCGGTAAGGTAGGGGTCGAATTCCAAGACCCGCGAGGAGTAGTGATGAGCGAGGCGTTGTCCATCCACCATGACCAGGCTGGTCATCAGTTCGAGACCAATGTGGACGGTCATCGTGCCTATCTGACCTATATGGACCTCGGGAAGCAGACCCTGGATATCTATCGCACCTTCGTGCCCAATGCACTGCGCGGGCGCGGCATTGCTGCTGCCTTGACCGAGGAAGCATTGAAGTTCGCCGAAGAGGCCGGGTACACCGTGATTCCATCGTGCTCCTATGTAGAGCGCTACATGGAACGCCATCAGCGCCACGCCGCCAAGCTGAATATTGAGTAAGGCGGGACGCAGAGCGTCCCAGGCCGCATTCCCACGCAGAGCGGGGGAACAATCAACCTTAAATGGCAGCATAAAAAACGCCGGGCTAAGCCCGGCGTTTTTGTGTGCGCAGTTTAAGGTCAGGTGCGTTTGCGTTTGGGCAATACGTCCTTGAGCTTGGCGTGCATGCTGCGCAGCGTGGTCTCGGTGGCGGACCAATCGATGCAGGCATCGGTGATCGACACGCCGTACTGCAAGTCGGCCAGGTCTTTTGGAATCGCCTGGCAGCCCCAGTTCAGATGACTCTCGACCATCAAGCCGATAATCGACTGGTTGCCTTCGAGGATCTGGTTGGCGACGTTTTCCATCACCAGCGGCTGCAGCGCCGGGTCCTTGTTGGAGTTGGCGTGGCTGCAGTCGACCATGATGTTCGGCTTGATCCTGGCCTTGTTCAGCGCCTGCTCGCACAGCGCAACGCTGACCGAATCATAGTTGGGCTTACCGTTGCCGCCACGCAATACCACGTGGCCATAGGCGTTGCCCTTGGTGGTGACGATGGACACGCCACCTTCCTGGTTGATACCCAGGAAGCGGTGCGGGCTGGACACCGATTGCAGCGCGTTGATCGCCACGGTCAGGCCGCCGTCGGTGCCGTTCTTGAAGCCCACGGCCGAAGACAGGCCGGACGCCATTTCGCGGTGGGTCTGGGATTCGGTGGTACGCGCGCCGATGGCCGACCAGCTGATCAGGTCCTGCAGGTACTGCGGGGAGATCGGGTCGAGGGCTTCGGTGGCGGTGGGCAGGCCCATTCCAGCCAGGTCCAGCAGCAATTGACGACCGAT
The sequence above is a segment of the Pseudomonas sp. R76 genome. Coding sequences within it:
- a CDS encoding GNAT family N-acetyltransferase; protein product: MSEALSIHHDQAGHQFETNVDGHRAYLTYMDLGKQTLDIYRTFVPNALRGRGIAAALTEEALKFAEEAGYTVIPSCSYVERYMERHQRHAAKLNIE
- the oprI gene encoding outer membrane lipoprotei OprI yields the protein MNNVLKFSALALAAVLATGCSSVSKETEARLTATEDAAARSQARADEAYRKADEALAAAQKAQQTADEANERALRMLEKASRK
- a CDS encoding 3-deoxy-7-phosphoheptulonate synthase, translating into MADLPINDLNVESNETLITPDQLKREIPLSDAALQTVTKGREVIRDILDGTDHRLFVVIGPCSIHDLKAAHEYAERLKVLAAEVSDTLYLVMRVYFEKPRTTVGWKGLINDPYLDDSFKIQDGLHIGRQLLLDLAGMGLPTATEALDPISPQYLQDLISWSAIGARTTESQTHREMASGLSSAVGFKNGTDGGLTVAINALQSVSSPHRFLGINQEGGVSIVTTKGNAYGHVVLRGGNGKPNYDSVSVALCEQALNKARIKPNIMVDCSHANSNKDPALQPLVMENVANQILEGNQSIIGLMVESHLNWGCQAIPKDLADLQYGVSITDACIDWSATETTLRSMHAKLKDVLPKRKRT
- a CDS encoding L,D-transpeptidase family protein, translated to MLSRLSVVTCCLSLAAVCAAGSASALQLPLPPPGEDIVGQVQVIKAKYEDTFADLGTTYDLGYSEMVAANPGVDAWLPGAGTEIVLPTRFILPPGPREGIVINLAEYRLYYYPKGQNVVYTFPLGIGREGWGSPVAHTTITGKIPNPTWTPPASIKAEHAANGDPLPNVVPAGPDNPLGPFKFTLGTPGYLIHGSNMKFGIGTRTSHGCFRMFNNNVLEMADMVPVGTSVRIINDAYKFGSSGGKVYLEAHTPLNDDGTPSVVDKHTAVINALLKREDLANNLRVNWDQVRDVVAAEDGLPTEIGVPGANAPVASSTPVDLQQ